Within the Acidobacteriota bacterium genome, the region TGATGGAAGAATTATCGTGCAGAACGCTGACTCGACTTAATCAGACCTTCCCTAACATCGATGCGGCTCGAGGCCCATCCATGAATTGTTTGCGAAGTCCCGTTCCTTCCGACCTCCCGGTGCTGAGACAGCTCTGGCCGCGGCTTTCGGAGGCCGCGCTGGAGGCGCAGGTCCGTGGGTCCCGGATTCGAATCATCCAAGCCGGCGGGAAACCGGTGGGTTTCCTCAAAACACACGTGATCTGGGAGTCGCTCCCCTTCATCGAGATCATCGTCATCCTCGAATCGGAGCGGGGTCACGGTTACGGCACGCGGGCCGTGCGGGAGTGGGAACGGCAGATGGCGGACCGCGGCTTCGACCTGGTGGTCATGTCCACCCAGGCCGCCGCTACGGCCCAGCATTTCTGGCGCAAGCTCGGCTACCGGGATTGCGGCGCTCTCACCATTAGAGACCAGCCTGCCGAGATCTTCATGCAGCGCCGTCTCACCGGCGACTCCTAACCGTCCGTGGCGACTTTCGAGACGGACTGTTAAAGTTCGAAAAATTCAAGCATGCGCCCGTAGCTCAGCTGGACAGAGCAACGGACTTCTAATCCTGACTGATCCTCAGTCAATCACTACCGATCATTAACGTTTTCAGTACCTTAACGGGTTCTTCGCCGAACCGGAAAAGTGATTGGCTCCCAAGGATTGACGTGCTGAACAGGCAACAAACAGGCAACAGGGTCCGCTCCCGAGAGGCACCGGACGCTTCCTATTTCCCTTTCCCTTCCTCCTCGCTCGGAGCCGTCGCCAACGCAGCTTATCGAACATTTGTTCGCAGAATTCCGCCGGCGTCGTTTGGGGAAGTGAACGGATGAAAGACCGATTGGCCAGCATGCCGTTTTTCGTCGGGGACTACCTGGGATCGATCGACGTCCGCTTGATGACCCTGGCCGAACGGGGCGCCTACGTCCATCTCCTGTGCCTGAACTGGCAGGAAGGGCGGTTGCCGAAAGACCCCAAGAAACTCGCGAGACTGTTGGATTGTTCCTTGCAGGAATTCCAACAGATTTGGGAAGGGATCCGGAACCAGTTCAAGGAGGATTCGCAGAGTCGGATCTACAACCAGCGGGTCGAAGCCATCAAGAGACAACACCTGGAGCGGCGACGGAAGCTGGCGCTGGCGGGAAGCAAGGGCGGACGGACGACTCAAGCCAGACGCAAGCGGGGCTCAAGCCAGGCTTCAAGCAGAGCTGCAAGCCAAGCTTCAAGCGAGGCTTCAAGGCAGGCTCCAAGCCAGGCTTCAAGCGAGGCTTCAAGGCAGGCTCCAAGCCAGGCTTCAAGGGAGGCCTCAACCAAGAATCAACCTCCTATCCTCTCCTCTCTTATCGAAGACTCCTCTTCTACAAATACGAAGAGTATTAAGAACTCCCCCCTACCCCCCTCATCGGCGGGGCCGGACGCGGACCGGGCTTGTCTTCGGATTTTCAACCACTGGCGAGGCCAGAACAACCTCGTCCGCCACCATTGCCTCAATCGCCGGATGCGACGAGGCATTCACGCCCGGTTGGATGAGGGGCGAACCGTTCAGGATCTGTGCCGGGCCATTTCCCGCTACGAGGAACTGTGCGGGCAAAAGTGCGCTCCCGGCCACAACCAGTGGTCTCTGATCGAACTGATGACCCGGGGATCGGGCATCTGGGTCGACAAGCTGCTCGACCCCAACTATCCCGGCATTTTGCCCCGGAACGGGTCGAACCGGCCGCCTCCCGAGTGGCTGGTCAACAAGATGCAGCGAGCGATCTTCCGGGCGCGTCGACGCCTGGTCGGCGCTCACGATGTGACCGAGGAACGGTTTTTTCGCCAAGTCGCGGTCTGCTGTGGCGAACTCGACATCGCGTTCACCAAGGAACTGTTCAACGTGGCCGCCGAGGCGATGAAGCTGGCGGTTGTGGCTGGAGGAGACCGGCGGCGATAACACCGCAGCGAGAGGTGGTGAGAGGAGACGGATTCGATAAAACGAAAAAGGAGGACGAGGATGAAACGATTCTTGATTTGTTGGCGAGCCGCCATTTGCGGCGGGCTGTTTCTGTTCTTCCAGGGGATGGTC harbors:
- a CDS encoding GNAT family N-acetyltransferase is translated as MNCLRSPVPSDLPVLRQLWPRLSEAALEAQVRGSRIRIIQAGGKPVGFLKTHVIWESLPFIEIIVILESERGHGYGTRAVREWERQMADRGFDLVVMSTQAAATAQHFWRKLGYRDCGALTIRDQPAEIFMQRRLTGDS
- a CDS encoding DUF1376 domain-containing protein, with product MKDRLASMPFFVGDYLGSIDVRLMTLAERGAYVHLLCLNWQEGRLPKDPKKLARLLDCSLQEFQQIWEGIRNQFKEDSQSRIYNQRVEAIKRQHLERRRKLALAGSKGGRTTQARRKRGSSQASSRAASQASSEASRQAPSQASSEASRQAPSQASREASTKNQPPILSSLIEDSSSTNTKSIKNSPLPPSSAGPDADRACLRIFNHWRGQNNLVRHHCLNRRMRRGIHARLDEGRTVQDLCRAISRYEELCGQKCAPGHNQWSLIELMTRGSGIWVDKLLDPNYPGILPRNGSNRPPPEWLVNKMQRAIFRARRRLVGAHDVTEERFFRQVAVCCGELDIAFTKELFNVAAEAMKLAVVAGGDRRR